One genomic region from Frateuria soli encodes:
- a CDS encoding efflux RND transporter periplasmic adaptor subunit gives MSLRRRIGLGVAVLSAAVLWWALQPAPRPVDVVRVQRGALTQRFEEEARTELAHRWIVAAPIAGTLRRIGLLQGDRVKQGQLLARIEPMQAQLLDPANRERLLAEERAAQASMQAARQRQAAAQADADLASRDVARMRRLGAGGVVSAAALDEVEARVLHAQAAVAAAAADYRAFAQQRAALAALLSGQGMAGGRTVPVIAPIDGVVLHRYQQSATPVQAGQPLLELGDLRKLQVMAQVLSQQATLLRPGTPARILRWGGEGTLAARVARIEPGGYTKVSALGVEEQRTQVWLDIVAPRAQWERLGDGYRVEVAFDVARREDVLKVEASALFRQGARWAVYRVDGNRLRLAYVEPGMQGGTEAEIREGLREGDRVVAFPDDRMGEGMRVQALEQAAAATR, from the coding sequence ATGAGCCTTCGTCGACGGATCGGGCTGGGAGTCGCCGTACTGTCCGCCGCCGTGCTCTGGTGGGCGCTGCAGCCGGCGCCGCGTCCGGTGGATGTGGTCCGCGTCCAGCGCGGGGCGCTGACCCAGCGTTTCGAGGAGGAGGCCCGCACCGAGCTGGCGCACCGCTGGATCGTCGCCGCTCCCATCGCCGGCACGCTGCGCCGCATCGGCCTGTTGCAGGGTGATCGCGTGAAGCAAGGCCAACTGCTGGCACGGATCGAGCCGATGCAGGCGCAACTGCTCGATCCGGCCAACCGCGAACGCCTGCTGGCCGAGGAGCGGGCAGCGCAGGCTTCCATGCAGGCCGCGCGGCAACGCCAGGCGGCCGCGCAGGCCGATGCCGACCTGGCCTCGCGCGACGTGGCGCGCATGCGGCGGCTCGGTGCCGGCGGCGTGGTCAGTGCCGCGGCGCTGGACGAGGTAGAGGCGCGGGTGCTGCACGCGCAGGCCGCGGTCGCCGCCGCCGCGGCCGACTACCGCGCGTTCGCCCAGCAGCGCGCCGCCCTGGCAGCGCTGCTCTCCGGCCAGGGAATGGCCGGCGGCCGGACGGTGCCGGTGATCGCGCCGATCGACGGCGTGGTGCTCCATCGCTACCAGCAGAGCGCCACCCCGGTTCAGGCCGGGCAGCCCCTGCTGGAGCTCGGCGACCTGCGCAAGCTGCAGGTGATGGCCCAGGTGCTCTCGCAGCAGGCCACCCTGCTGCGGCCGGGCACGCCCGCCCGGATCCTGCGCTGGGGCGGCGAAGGCACGCTCGCCGCCCGGGTCGCCCGGATCGAACCGGGCGGCTACACCAAGGTGTCGGCGCTCGGCGTCGAGGAGCAGCGCACCCAGGTGTGGCTGGACATCGTGGCGCCACGCGCGCAGTGGGAGCGGCTCGGCGACGGTTATCGGGTGGAAGTCGCGTTCGACGTGGCACGCCGGGAAGACGTGCTGAAGGTCGAGGCCAGCGCCCTCTTCCGCCAGGGCGCCCGTTGGGCGGTCTACCGGGTCGACGGCAACCGCCTGCGCCTGGCATACGTCGAGCCGGGGATGCAGGGTGGCACCGAAGCGGAGATCAGGGAGGGCCTGCGCGAGGGCGACCGGGTCGTCGCCTTCCCCGACGACCGGATGGGCGAGGGCATGCGCGTGCAGGCCCTGGAGCAGGCTGCCGCGGCTACCCGATAG